Part of the Niallia alba genome is shown below.
ACTTCTAGCAACAAACTTTGCGAAAACAGCCTTTATTTTTTGCGGCAGTTGCTGTGTTATAGATGACTTTGTAGGTGAAATTAAAATGAATAGTAATACAAATAGGTCAGTCCAGTTATTCCTCCTGTACATATTGTAAGAATTTTTAGTAAAATATATAAAGAATAGGGGGGAGTGGCATGATCGTTCAAATAAAAGATGTTGGCTTAAAAAGAAATGGCCAATGGATTCTGCAAAATATTAATTGGGAGATTAATAAAGGAGAAAATTGGATTCTATATGGTCTTAACGGTGCGGGAAAAACAGCTTTATTAAATATGATTTGTGCCTATTATCATCCAACAGTCGGAAGAATGGAAGTGCTAGGAAAGGTGTTCGGTAAAGCGGAGTTAGGAGGAGCCTTGAGGCGGAAAATTGGACTAGTATCAAATCGACTGCAGCAAAACTTATATGAATCAGACAGTGCATTTGAAATTGTGCTTAGTGGAGCCTATGCTTCGATTGGCTTATATGAGTCACCAACACCAGAAATTAGGAACAAAGCGATTGAAATAATGGGTAAGTTAGGTAGTTTATCTTACGCTGACAGACCATATAATAGCTTGTCTCAAGGTGAGCGGCAACGTATACTTATTGGAAGAGCCTTAATGGTAAATCCTGAGCTTATTATATTAGATGAGCCAGCAACTGGTTTAGATTTTTTAGCAAGAGAACAATTACTGGACACTATTTCCGAGTTAGTAAATGAAAATAGCAGCATCATTTACGTTACGCATCATGTAGAAGAAATATTACCAGTGTTTTCTCATACCTTTCTATTGAAAGAAGGAGAGGAATTTTCCTCAGGATATACAAAAGAAATGTTGACAAGTAAGAATATGAGCAGCTTTTTTTCATTACCAGTAGAAATTATTTGGAATAATGAACGTCCACTATTGGCTAGAAGAAGCTCATTGATTGAGAACTGAGAACGAGACAAAGGAGCAGAATATTGACTTATAAAATTGTATTTATTGATATTGACGGAACATTAGTAAACGGAGAGAAAAACATTCCGAATGATGCAAAATTAGCTATTAAGGAATTAAAGAAGCGTCATATTCCGGTTGTATTAGCAACTGGTAGAGCGCCTTATTTCTTTTCAGATATTTTAGCAGATCTTGGTTTATCATCCTATATTTCTTTTAATGGATCATATGTTGTGCATGAGGCAGAAGAAGTTTATAGAAAACCGATCCCTGTTGAAACACTAAAAGCGTTAGAAGATATGGCATTAAAAAATAATCATCCATTAGTTTTCCAAGGGAGTAAGGAATGCTGCGCAAATCATGAAGAACATGCGCATGTTATTGAATCCTTTCAGTCCTTAAAATTAAATGCTCCATCTTATCGAAAAGATTTTTGGAAGGAAGCAGATATATATCAATGCTTGCTTTTTTGTGAAGGGAAAGAAGAGAAATTGTATGAAGAGTCATTTTCCAATATTCATTTTGTTCGTTGGCATCCTTTATCAACGGACGTTATTCCAACAGGTGGTTCAAAAGCAGCAGGGATAGCACAAATCTTAAATATCCTAAATATAGATCCAAAGGAAGCAGTGGCATTTGGAGATGGGTTAAATGATAAAGAAATGCTTTCTTATGTAGGGATGGGAATAGCTATGGGAAATGCTCATGAAAATATTAAACCATATGCTAAATTTGTCACAAAACATGTGGACGAAGGCGGAATTGCTTATGGATTAAAAAAAATAGGCCTCCTAGAGTAGAGGAAGTTTAGGAGAGTGCAGGATACATATAAATAAGAGACTGGGACATAAGTATTCCAGTTAAAGTTAAATCCTAACAATTATACGAAAACGCTAACGAAAAGTTCGTATAATTGTTAGGGTTTTTTCATTTTAAAAAAGGATGCTCTATGAAGTTTGTTGCTGTTGCCCGCAGCCGGAATACACTTCGCTTTCCGTGGGGCTCGCGCTGAGTCGCTTCGGCCTTTGGCCTGCAGGGTCTCAGACTGTCTCGCTAATCCCACAGGAGTCTACGTGTATTCCGGCTGCTCTGTTTTCCCAACTAATTATATTTTCTATTGTAAAAAAGTATGCGAAAGCAGCCGCTATTTACTAGCTAAATGAGAGATTGTTCGTCTTTACATAGTATCTATTTAGTTATGTCACAGCCTCTTTATTTAAACCAGTATGTACTGGTAGTATAAACCAACATATTAAAGTCACTTTACAACAAAGATTATTTTAATCCTTCCAATCTTCATATACGACAACTCCACCTGATAAATCAATTGTATTGCGTTCCCCTTTATACAGTAGTTTGCCGTCTTCTTCCACAATTAGATTTTCGTAGGTATACACTTTTTTACCGGTTGGCAAAGTTATAACTACTTTTTCCCCAAATTCTTCTTTTCCTGTTTTAGGCTCACTAGCAAAATATTTATCTGAGAAAATATAGCCTCCAAAAATGGTGCTAAGCAGTAGGATAGAACCTAAAAAATACATAACTTTTTTCCCAATACTATTTTTCTTTTCCACATATTTATCTGTACGTTTCGTATGCTCCTCCACAATATCACCTTTTCATTAAGATTTATTGCTCAAACGGTAACAATGGCATATACAAAAAATTAAGTTGATATATATGAAATTCCCCTTAAATTATGATATGAAACAAATTCTTAAAGATGACGAAATTTTATGAGAAAATTAATGGTGGATGTATTTGAAAACTTTGTATGTATTGCCTGTAGCCTAAACACACTCCAGCTTCCGTGAGACTTACCTGTCTCTTGAAAAACAACAATATTTTTAGAAACGGCATTTCTTTTTTGAATGAAACCAATTGGTGAAAACGTATTAGTAATTTTCCCAAAGACACTATGTGGTCTTTAT
Proteins encoded:
- a CDS encoding Cof-type HAD-IIB family hydrolase; the protein is MTYKIVFIDIDGTLVNGEKNIPNDAKLAIKELKKRHIPVVLATGRAPYFFSDILADLGLSSYISFNGSYVVHEAEEVYRKPIPVETLKALEDMALKNNHPLVFQGSKECCANHEEHAHVIESFQSLKLNAPSYRKDFWKEADIYQCLLFCEGKEEKLYEESFSNIHFVRWHPLSTDVIPTGGSKAAGIAQILNILNIDPKEAVAFGDGLNDKEMLSYVGMGIAMGNAHENIKPYAKFVTKHVDEGGIAYGLKKIGLLE
- a CDS encoding ABC transporter ATP-binding protein, with product MIVQIKDVGLKRNGQWILQNINWEINKGENWILYGLNGAGKTALLNMICAYYHPTVGRMEVLGKVFGKAELGGALRRKIGLVSNRLQQNLYESDSAFEIVLSGAYASIGLYESPTPEIRNKAIEIMGKLGSLSYADRPYNSLSQGERQRILIGRALMVNPELIILDEPATGLDFLAREQLLDTISELVNENSSIIYVTHHVEEILPVFSHTFLLKEGEEFSSGYTKEMLTSKNMSSFFSLPVEIIWNNERPLLARRSSLIEN